One genomic window of Polyangium aurulentum includes the following:
- a CDS encoding ArsR/SmtB family transcription factor, whose product MVTSHRQFKDAVYEQLARVGKAVAAPKRLELLDLLCQAPRTVETLAELSGLSVANASQHLKVLREARLVTAEKKGLYVEYRPADAQVGPFFLSLRTLAEARLAELEHVKRQYLEQRGEMEPVRDEELLRRVRAGEVTVIDVRPAEEYCAGHIPGAISIPISELKKRLAKLPKDREIVAYCRGPYCVWAVEAVKLLRKKGFRAHRMELGVVDWRARGYRVETQREARA is encoded by the coding sequence ATGGTCACCTCTCACCGCCAGTTCAAAGACGCCGTCTACGAGCAGCTCGCCCGCGTCGGGAAGGCCGTCGCTGCCCCCAAGCGCCTCGAGCTGCTCGACCTGCTCTGCCAGGCGCCGCGCACGGTCGAAACGCTTGCCGAGCTCTCGGGCCTCAGCGTCGCCAACGCCTCCCAGCACCTCAAGGTGCTCCGGGAAGCCCGCCTCGTCACGGCCGAGAAGAAGGGGCTCTACGTCGAGTACCGCCCTGCCGACGCTCAGGTCGGCCCCTTCTTCCTGTCACTACGCACCCTCGCCGAGGCGCGCCTCGCCGAGCTCGAGCATGTCAAGCGGCAGTACCTCGAGCAGCGCGGCGAGATGGAGCCGGTCCGTGACGAGGAGCTCCTGCGTCGCGTGCGCGCTGGCGAGGTGACCGTCATCGACGTGCGGCCGGCCGAGGAATACTGCGCGGGCCACATCCCCGGGGCCATCTCGATTCCCATCTCCGAACTCAAAAAGCGCCTCGCAAAGCTACCGAAGGACCGAGAGATCGTCGCGTACTGTCGCGGCCCCTACTGCGTCTGGGCGGTCGAGGCCGTCAAACTCCTGCGCAAGAAGGGCTTTCGAGCGCACCGCATGGAACTCGGCGTCGTGGACTGGCGCGCCCGCGGCTACCGCGTCGAGACCCAGAGGGAGGCACGAGCGTGA
- a CDS encoding YccF domain-containing protein, translating to MSDARPTERTAMGTLGNVLWVVLGGGFVLFLGYLIAGAVLALTIVGLPFAMAIWRVGLYALLPFNRRVVDRQNSLGSGCLGACFNLLWLFLFGWGIAVAHLGSALVCAVTIIGIPFAVAHVKLAVLALWPFGKEIV from the coding sequence ATGAGCGACGCACGACCGACCGAGCGCACGGCGATGGGAACCCTGGGCAACGTGCTCTGGGTCGTGCTGGGGGGCGGGTTCGTGCTGTTTCTCGGCTACCTGATCGCAGGGGCCGTCCTGGCGCTCACCATCGTGGGCCTGCCCTTCGCGATGGCGATCTGGCGTGTGGGTCTCTACGCGCTGCTCCCCTTCAACCGTCGTGTCGTGGACCGGCAAAACAGCCTCGGCTCGGGTTGCCTGGGCGCGTGCTTCAACCTGTTGTGGCTGTTCTTGTTCGGGTGGGGAATCGCGGTCGCGCACCTCGGCTCGGCGCTCGTCTGCGCGGTGACCATCATCGGCATCCCCTTCGCCGTGGCTCACGTGAAGCTGGCCGTCCTGGCGTTGTGGCCCTTCGGCAAGGAGATCGTCTGA
- a CDS encoding MFS transporter: MTTAATGEPAGHVRLGLRENLGQFSLLVVVNAFVGAMVGMERSILPAIAEQEFHLAARAAAFSFIVVFGVTKALTNYLAGRLSDRFGRKHVLIGGWLVAAPVPFVLMWAPSWAWVLFANVLLGVSQGLTWSTTVIMKIDLAGAKNRGLAMGLNEFAGYFAVAGAALATGWIAARYGLRPEPFYLGVGFVALGFGLSALVVRETKHHVAHESRVHGEQPPGGVPTQRAIFWRTTLLDRNLSSVTQAGLVNNLNDGMAWGLFPLFFAAARMSLEQIGVLAAIYPATWGLAQLFTGALSDRVGRKWLIASGMWVQAVGIGAVIVAAGFAGFAGGAALLGVGTAMVYPTLLAAIGDVAHPSWRASSVGVYRLWRDLGYAIGAVIAGLTADALGLQAAMGLVAALTFASGLVVAVRMKETLAASLQVQSGS; encoded by the coding sequence GTGACGACCGCTGCGACCGGAGAGCCCGCCGGCCACGTACGCCTCGGCCTGCGCGAAAACCTGGGGCAGTTCTCCCTCCTCGTTGTCGTCAACGCGTTCGTCGGAGCAATGGTCGGCATGGAGAGGAGCATCCTGCCGGCCATCGCCGAGCAGGAGTTCCACCTCGCCGCGCGGGCGGCGGCGTTCTCGTTCATCGTCGTCTTCGGCGTGACGAAGGCGCTCACGAACTATCTCGCCGGGCGGCTCTCCGACCGCTTCGGCCGCAAGCACGTGCTCATCGGCGGCTGGCTCGTCGCGGCGCCGGTGCCGTTTGTCCTCATGTGGGCGCCGAGCTGGGCCTGGGTGCTCTTCGCGAACGTGCTGCTCGGCGTGAGCCAGGGCCTGACCTGGTCGACGACGGTCATCATGAAGATCGACCTCGCCGGGGCGAAGAACCGCGGCCTCGCAATGGGCCTGAACGAGTTCGCCGGATATTTCGCCGTCGCCGGGGCCGCGCTAGCAACGGGCTGGATCGCGGCTCGTTATGGGCTACGCCCCGAGCCCTTCTACCTCGGCGTCGGGTTCGTCGCGCTCGGCTTCGGGCTCTCGGCGCTCGTCGTGCGCGAGACGAAGCACCACGTCGCGCATGAGTCGCGCGTGCACGGCGAGCAGCCTCCCGGCGGCGTGCCTACCCAGCGCGCGATCTTCTGGCGCACGACCCTGCTCGATCGGAACCTCTCGAGCGTCACGCAGGCCGGGCTCGTAAACAACCTCAACGACGGCATGGCCTGGGGCCTCTTCCCGCTGTTCTTCGCGGCCGCGCGCATGAGCCTCGAGCAGATTGGCGTGCTCGCGGCGATCTACCCGGCGACGTGGGGGCTTGCGCAGCTCTTCACGGGCGCGCTCTCGGACCGCGTTGGGCGCAAGTGGCTCATCGCGAGCGGTATGTGGGTGCAGGCCGTGGGCATCGGCGCCGTGATTGTCGCAGCGGGCTTTGCCGGGTTTGCCGGGGGCGCTGCGCTGCTCGGTGTGGGCACTGCAATGGTATACCCGACCCTGCTCGCGGCGATCGGCGACGTGGCGCATCCTTCGTGGCGCGCGTCTTCGGTCGGGGTCTACCGTTTGTGGCGCGACCTCGGGTACGCCATCGGCGCCGTCATTGCCGGCCTCACGGCCGATGCCCTCGGCCTGCAGGCGGCCATGGGGCTCGTAGCAGCTTTGACGTTCGCCTCGGGGCTCGTGGTGGCCGTCCGGATGAAGGAGACGCTCGCCGCTTCGCTCCAGGTTCAGAGCGGCTCGTAG
- a CDS encoding YwbE family protein codes for MRAHIRRGLRVAIVQKADQETGALTEGVVRDILTNSPEHPRGIKVRLESGEVGRVRRILSR; via the coding sequence CTGCGGGCGCACATCCGCCGCGGCTTGCGCGTCGCCATCGTGCAGAAGGCAGATCAGGAGACCGGCGCGCTGACCGAGGGCGTGGTGCGCGACATCCTCACGAACTCGCCGGAGCACCCGCGAGGCATCAAGGTGCGCCTCGAATCGGGGGAGGTCGGCCGGGTGCGCAGGATTCTATCGCGTTGA
- a CDS encoding substrate-binding domain-containing protein, whose amino-acid sequence MHALSRRSLWLIWMVFLLALVGLACGKQPAGGRALRLATTTSLKDAGLLDELLPAFEKKTGYRVEVSALGSGKSLRALRDGAVDVAITHAPAEEQAALTAGDIGRRTPFMHNEFVIVGPADQISVVAGAGNVREALSRIASSGRKFVSRGDDSGTHQRELALWKAAGIAANSSFVVQANAGMGETLEKASDEDAFTLCDRSTFLAKQKDVKLAIVFQGDEALRNTYAVIEPKAGALVNAEGARALADYLLSPEGRATIGAFGVKASGEPLFTPETP is encoded by the coding sequence ATGCACGCGCTCTCACGCCGATCCCTCTGGTTGATCTGGATGGTCTTCTTGCTCGCGCTCGTGGGCCTCGCCTGCGGGAAACAGCCCGCAGGTGGGCGCGCGCTGCGGCTGGCGACCACGACGAGCCTCAAGGATGCGGGGCTGCTCGACGAGCTCTTGCCCGCGTTCGAGAAGAAGACGGGCTACCGCGTCGAGGTGAGCGCGCTCGGGTCCGGCAAGTCGCTCCGCGCGCTGCGCGACGGCGCTGTGGACGTGGCCATCACGCATGCGCCCGCCGAGGAGCAAGCCGCACTCACCGCGGGCGACATCGGGCGCCGGACCCCCTTCATGCACAACGAGTTCGTGATCGTCGGACCCGCCGATCAGATCAGCGTCGTGGCGGGCGCTGGCAACGTGCGCGAGGCGCTGAGCCGCATCGCATCCTCGGGTCGGAAGTTCGTATCCCGCGGGGACGACTCGGGCACGCACCAGCGCGAGCTCGCGCTCTGGAAGGCGGCCGGAATCGCGGCGAACAGCTCGTTCGTCGTGCAGGCGAACGCCGGCATGGGCGAGACGCTCGAGAAGGCCTCGGACGAGGACGCGTTCACGCTCTGCGATCGGTCGACCTTCCTGGCCAAGCAGAAGGACGTGAAGCTCGCGATCGTGTTCCAGGGCGATGAGGCGCTCAGGAACACCTATGCGGTGATCGAGCCGAAGGCCGGCGCGCTGGTCAACGCGGAGGGGGCTCGCGCGCTGGCGGACTATCTCCTCTCGCCCGAGGGGCGCGCGACCATCGGAGCCTTCGGCGTGAAGGCCAGTGGCGAGCCGCTCTTCACGCCCGAGACGCCGTGA
- a CDS encoding 1-acyl-sn-glycerol-3-phosphate acyltransferase has translation MSWREEAALGDPGVVDRRLLTAFRQWISPLVRLAFRPRLEGLEHLPTQGPYLMVANHSGLGNAELLALASCFVERMLAGETFAGMVHPISYNAWPTGRWVRAFGGIPSTYAAAEAALARGIPVLVFPGGDHEAMRPVWQAPRVDFAGRKGFLKIAQRAGVPLVPVGIRGSHYTAPVILRSDRVLSTLLILPRLLGMKRFPLTLAGVLGAAAMACFGPIVNVWVTVVLIWLWMALPLSQLPWIPWSITITIGQPIAPENLFRDDTGELDIAYERARGAVQSLVSPR, from the coding sequence GTGAGCTGGCGCGAGGAGGCCGCGCTTGGGGATCCCGGCGTCGTCGATCGCCGGCTGCTCACTGCGTTTCGACAATGGATCTCGCCGCTCGTACGGCTGGCGTTCCGTCCGAGGCTCGAGGGGCTGGAGCATCTGCCGACGCAGGGCCCCTACCTCATGGTCGCGAACCACTCCGGCCTCGGCAATGCGGAGCTCCTCGCGCTCGCTAGCTGCTTCGTCGAGCGAATGCTGGCAGGCGAGACGTTTGCCGGGATGGTTCACCCCATCTCGTACAATGCGTGGCCCACGGGCCGGTGGGTTCGCGCGTTTGGCGGAATCCCATCCACGTACGCAGCCGCCGAGGCAGCGCTCGCCCGCGGTATTCCCGTGCTGGTGTTCCCGGGCGGCGATCACGAAGCCATGCGTCCGGTATGGCAGGCACCACGCGTGGACTTCGCGGGCCGCAAGGGTTTCCTCAAGATCGCGCAACGCGCCGGGGTACCGCTCGTGCCGGTGGGGATTCGAGGCAGTCACTACACGGCGCCCGTCATCCTCCGCTCCGATCGGGTGCTCTCGACGCTTCTCATTCTACCGCGATTGCTCGGGATGAAGCGCTTCCCCTTGACGCTCGCCGGTGTGCTTGGAGCAGCGGCCATGGCGTGCTTCGGGCCGATCGTCAACGTATGGGTAACGGTCGTGTTGATTTGGCTCTGGATGGCGCTGCCCCTGTCGCAACTACCGTGGATCCCGTGGTCGATCACGATCACGATCGGGCAACCCATCGCGCCAGAGAATTTGTTCCGAGACGACACCGGCGAGCTCGACATCGCCTACGAAAGGGCGAGAGGCGCAGTCCAATCGCTTGTCAGCCCGAGGTAA
- a CDS encoding GFA family protein: protein MALKEEMKPVSGGCLCGAVRFEIDLPTQFCAHCHCSMCRRNHGAGYVTWIGVAPGQLRVLAGEEKLVRYRSSEHGERKFCGVCGTSLFCMNSMFPERVDIPLANLEGPIDQEPQAHVFFSDRAPWVVLGDSLPHFGGKSGYEPL, encoded by the coding sequence ATGGCCCTGAAAGAAGAGATGAAGCCCGTGAGCGGCGGTTGCCTCTGCGGCGCCGTTCGTTTCGAGATCGACCTGCCCACCCAGTTCTGTGCGCACTGTCATTGCTCGATGTGCCGGCGAAATCATGGCGCTGGGTACGTCACGTGGATCGGCGTCGCCCCTGGGCAGCTCCGCGTCCTCGCTGGCGAGGAGAAGCTTGTCCGCTATCGATCGTCGGAGCACGGCGAGCGGAAGTTCTGTGGCGTCTGTGGGACCTCGCTCTTCTGCATGAACAGCATGTTTCCCGAGCGCGTTGACATCCCCCTCGCGAACCTCGAAGGCCCCATCGATCAGGAGCCCCAGGCGCACGTCTTCTTCAGCGACCGCGCGCCTTGGGTCGTGCTCGGTGATTCGCTCCCTCACTTCGGCGGGAAGTCGGGCTACGAGCCGCTCTGA
- a CDS encoding MBL fold metallo-hydrolase: protein MFKPYYSFDTGCAGYLFGCGGLGKCAVADVQERDIDACIEFAASKGMRITHVFDTHVHADHRSGGPELARRVGAAYCLHESAEVALPFEPLRDGQELELGNTRVKVLHTPGHTPESMCLLVSDLRRGPEPWFVVTGDTLFVGAVGRPDLPGRALENAGQLFDSIHAKLLSLPDDVEVYPAHFAGSACGAGMSGKPSSTIAFEKRWNAMLTMTREAFIEALANVPPKPAEMQEILRYNQGHREETRR, encoded by the coding sequence ATCTTCAAGCCTTATTATTCGTTCGACACCGGCTGCGCCGGTTACCTCTTCGGGTGCGGAGGGCTCGGCAAGTGCGCGGTCGCCGACGTCCAGGAGCGCGACATCGACGCCTGCATCGAATTCGCGGCCTCCAAGGGAATGCGCATTACGCACGTCTTCGATACGCACGTCCACGCCGATCACCGCTCCGGCGGCCCTGAGCTCGCCCGCAGAGTCGGCGCAGCATATTGCCTGCACGAATCCGCAGAGGTCGCGCTGCCTTTCGAGCCCCTGCGCGATGGGCAGGAGCTCGAACTCGGCAACACGCGCGTGAAGGTGCTCCACACGCCGGGGCACACGCCCGAGAGCATGTGCCTGCTCGTCTCCGATCTGCGCCGCGGCCCCGAGCCGTGGTTCGTCGTGACAGGCGACACGCTCTTCGTGGGTGCGGTCGGACGGCCAGATCTACCAGGGCGCGCGCTGGAGAACGCGGGCCAGCTCTTCGACAGCATCCACGCGAAGCTCCTCTCCCTTCCGGACGACGTCGAGGTGTATCCGGCGCATTTCGCGGGCTCCGCCTGCGGCGCGGGCATGAGCGGCAAGCCCTCGAGCACCATCGCGTTCGAGAAGCGCTGGAATGCCATGCTCACGATGACGCGCGAGGCGTTCATCGAGGCCCTCGCGAACGTCCCACCCAAGCCGGCCGAGATGCAGGAGATCCTGCGCTACAACCAGGGACATCGCGAGGAGACCCGCAGGTGA
- a CDS encoding YifB family Mg chelatase-like AAA ATPase, whose translation MGDDSPSEKPLRSEVLSISLTGLVATLVSIVVTIEAGSSTFELIGLAEASVRETKGRVLSALARLGKWLDGYKVKVEFSPVGLRNDGMCDLAIAVAVLMALENKSFPRTVFLGELAMTAAVRPVRGTLPALLGVKDIPGAIVAWGNGNEAACVQHMEVRVAAHLHEVIEYLQGTRKLTFANEFTNRAPVDAIDMMDVRGLLAGRRAVEISAAGLHPLLFIGSPGSGKTMLCRRLPTVMPPLSREEALEVTSIHSVAGLLHTNEQLFTRRPLRAPHHTVSEGGLVGGGEPVRPGEVSLAHHGVLFLDDMQEFKKKALEVLDGVLKQGKSVLCQRQIRVTFPARPLTVAGVLPCPCGFNGTKNRTCNCPPERLRTYRERLRGAVFDHMDMKALLSGDEVTGPRSESSAEVRARVVKAGEVQHKRFERLEVTEPINSRLSLADLERVAKPDKKGLRALEQAVERLGLSAELRAKVLRVSRTIADLDGSDAVRVHHIAEAVQAAPQVT comes from the coding sequence ATGGGGGATGATTCCCCGTCGGAGAAGCCTCTCCGCAGCGAGGTCTTGTCCATCTCGCTCACGGGCCTCGTCGCCACGCTCGTAAGCATCGTGGTCACGATCGAGGCCGGCTCGAGCACGTTCGAGCTGATCGGCCTCGCCGAGGCCAGCGTCCGCGAGACCAAGGGGCGCGTGCTGTCCGCGCTCGCGAGGCTCGGGAAGTGGCTCGACGGCTACAAGGTCAAGGTCGAGTTCTCTCCTGTCGGGCTCCGCAATGACGGGATGTGCGACCTCGCCATTGCAGTGGCCGTGCTCATGGCCCTCGAGAACAAGTCGTTTCCGCGCACGGTCTTCCTGGGCGAGCTGGCCATGACCGCGGCCGTGCGCCCCGTGCGAGGCACGCTGCCGGCGCTACTCGGGGTGAAGGACATTCCGGGTGCCATCGTCGCGTGGGGCAACGGGAACGAGGCAGCGTGCGTGCAGCACATGGAGGTGCGCGTCGCGGCGCACCTGCACGAGGTGATCGAGTACCTGCAGGGCACGCGCAAGCTCACGTTCGCCAACGAGTTCACGAATCGCGCGCCCGTCGATGCGATTGACATGATGGATGTCCGTGGTCTGCTCGCGGGGCGTCGCGCAGTGGAGATCTCGGCTGCCGGTCTTCACCCATTGCTGTTCATCGGCTCGCCCGGGTCGGGGAAGACCATGCTCTGTCGCCGTCTGCCCACAGTGATGCCTCCGCTCAGCCGCGAGGAGGCGCTTGAGGTGACGTCGATTCATTCGGTCGCAGGCCTTCTCCACACGAATGAGCAGCTCTTCACGCGCAGGCCCTTGCGCGCGCCGCACCACACGGTGAGCGAGGGCGGGCTCGTCGGGGGCGGCGAGCCGGTCCGGCCGGGAGAGGTGTCGCTCGCGCATCACGGCGTTCTGTTCTTGGACGACATGCAGGAGTTCAAGAAGAAGGCGCTCGAGGTGCTCGATGGGGTGCTCAAGCAGGGGAAATCGGTCCTCTGCCAGCGCCAGATCCGCGTGACCTTCCCGGCTCGTCCGCTCACGGTCGCAGGCGTTCTTCCGTGCCCGTGCGGCTTCAACGGCACGAAGAACAGGACGTGCAACTGCCCGCCGGAGCGGCTCCGGACGTACCGCGAGCGGCTGCGCGGGGCCGTGTTCGATCACATGGACATGAAGGCGTTGCTGTCCGGCGACGAAGTGACTGGGCCGCGCAGCGAGAGCTCGGCCGAGGTGCGGGCGCGGGTCGTCAAGGCGGGGGAGGTGCAGCACAAGCGCTTCGAGCGGCTCGAGGTCACCGAGCCGATCAACAGCCGGCTCAGCCTCGCGGACCTCGAGCGCGTGGCGAAACCGGACAAGAAGGGCCTGCGCGCGCTCGAGCAGGCGGTGGAGCGGCTCGGGCTCTCCGCCGAGTTGCGCGCCAAGGTGCTGCGCGTCTCGCGAACGATCGCGGACCTCGACGGCAGCGATGCCGTCCGGGTCCACCACATTGCCGAGGCCGTCCAGGCGGCTCCGCAGGTGACGTGA
- the recA gene encoding recombinase RecA: MHHISGALKGALASIEKQFGKGAIMTLGGSDADNSMRVLRTGSLALDQALGVGGYPRGRIVEIFGPESSGKTTLTLHALCEAQKQGGVAAFIDAEHAFDPNYARNIGVDTDRLLISQPDNGEQALEIAETLTRSGAVDVIIIDSVAALVPKAELEGDMGDAHMGLHARLMSQAMRKLTATAHRTGTLLVFINQLRHKIGVTFGNPETTTGGNALKFYSSVRLDVRRIGPLKVGDEVVGAKTRVKVVKNKCAPPFREAEFDIRWGTGIDLACDLLDFAVAHGIVEKSGAYLSFRGETLGQGREKAREAIKGPIGATIRSAVESALAQRTAAQ, from the coding sequence ATGCATCACATCAGCGGTGCGCTCAAAGGGGCGCTCGCCTCCATCGAAAAGCAGTTCGGCAAGGGGGCCATCATGACGCTCGGCGGTTCCGACGCCGATAACAGCATGCGCGTCTTGCGCACGGGCTCGCTCGCGCTCGACCAGGCGCTGGGCGTCGGCGGCTATCCGCGCGGGAGGATCGTCGAGATCTTCGGGCCCGAGTCCTCGGGCAAGACGACACTCACCCTGCATGCCCTCTGCGAGGCGCAGAAGCAGGGCGGCGTCGCGGCCTTCATCGACGCCGAGCACGCCTTCGATCCGAACTACGCTCGCAACATCGGCGTCGACACCGACCGGCTGCTCATCTCCCAGCCGGACAATGGCGAGCAGGCGCTCGAGATCGCCGAGACGCTCACTCGCTCCGGCGCGGTGGACGTCATCATCATCGACTCGGTCGCGGCGCTCGTGCCCAAGGCCGAGCTCGAGGGCGACATGGGCGATGCGCACATGGGCCTGCACGCGCGGCTCATGAGCCAGGCCATGCGCAAGCTCACGGCCACCGCTCACCGCACGGGGACCCTGCTCGTCTTCATCAACCAGCTCCGGCACAAGATCGGCGTGACGTTCGGCAACCCCGAAACGACGACCGGGGGCAATGCGCTCAAGTTCTACTCGAGCGTGCGGCTCGACGTCCGGCGCATCGGCCCGCTGAAGGTCGGCGATGAAGTGGTCGGGGCGAAGACGCGCGTGAAGGTGGTAAAAAACAAGTGCGCGCCGCCGTTCCGCGAGGCGGAGTTCGATATCCGGTGGGGGACGGGGATCGACCTCGCGTGCGACCTCCTCGACTTCGCCGTCGCGCACGGCATCGTCGAGAAGAGCGGGGCGTACCTGTCCTTCCGCGGGGAGACGCTCGGCCAGGGGCGGGAGAAGGCGCGCGAGGCGATCAAGGGGCCGATCGGGGCGACGATTCGGAGCGCCGTCGAGAGCGCGCTCGCGCAGAGGACGGCGGCGCAGTAG